The Macaca nemestrina isolate mMacNem1 chromosome 15, mMacNem.hap1, whole genome shotgun sequence genome segment atagaaGTGTATATACTTGTAGAGTATGTTaaatgttttgatataggcatacaatACTTAATAATCACATCCTCTAGAATGGGGTAagcatcccctcaagcatttattctttgtgttacaaataatccaattacactcttttagctatttaaaaacgtacaattattattgattatagtcaccctgttgtgctattaaatagtaggtcttattcattgtttctatttttttaccCATcgtgtaaaattttaatttttgacaatACTAAGGAAAGTATTAATCTTGAAAAACATTGTCTGACTGCTTCTTCAAAGTCTTACTTATACATACACTTATTATAGACAACACAGTCTTTTTGGTAGCACTAAATGGATTCCCTAACATGTTcagaaaagtttctttctttggTGAATATTTACAACTAATGTTGGTCTCATCATTTTGTTAAATAAGgaccaaaaaggaaaatgaattttattttattttatttttaatttttttaatttttttttttttttgagacggagtctcgctctgtcgcccaggctggagtgcagtggcgcaatctcggctcactgcaagctccgcctcccgggttcacgccattctcctgcctcagcctcccgagtagctgggactacaggcgcccgcccctgcgcccggctaattttttctatttttagtagagacggggtttcaccatggtctcgatctcctgaccttgtgatccgcccacctcggcctcccaaagtgctgggattacaggcgtgagccaccacgcccggccgaaaatgaattttaatatctAACTTGCACATAAATATAATGCTGAACTCCTCAGATTTAATTACAAATTACATTTCCCTCTGTGAAGGTTGTCCACATGGCCATACCACAAAACAGCAGATTACTATAAATGACATTATTTAATGAAGAATACggaaaaaaatatactttaagattATACACAGATTTATAGTTTAAATCATTCAAAAGGAAGCAGGTATTCTGCTGCTTTTCAGGTTCAGATCTGAGTTCATAAGGTCCTAGGTAAGCTGTTTGAATCCagcttctttccaaattcaaATGTGTCCTTGCTCTTTTCCTGTTGGCCTGAAGTCCCCTGAGCAAGTGTACCAATATGGTATGTGTTTCAAATATCTCTAGGGATCAATGTTCTAATCCTATTGTAAATTGTAAACTTATCTTCTTCAGAATTCACCAAAGTGAtgctcacagaaaaaaaaaaaaaaaatcacagctcaATTTTGTAATTATAACAGCAAAATGTGCACAtctctatatacatataatttggggacacttttttttttttttaactaatcaTGAGAAATTAAGAGAACAGTTGGATGAATGTCACTTATTAGCCATGCAAATGCCTTGGCACCATTCGTAATTATGATGCTTTATGTTTTAGGATGTGACCTGAAATGGAAGAATTTAGATCATAAAACGCCCAGGGCTGTGGCTAAGGAAGGCGGCTTCAAAGCAGCAAGCAAAGAAATACGCCGAGCAGAGAGAATCGCCAATAGACTAGCCAGGCCGGGAGCCAAAAATCCAAATCCACTGTGGGCCCTTAGACTGCACGATTGGTCCGTAGAACGTGAGGCTTTCCTCCGGGAAGCCTTTTCGGTTTTAGACAGGGGTGATGGGACCATCAGCAAGAATGACTTCGTGATGGTGTTGGAGGAAAGGCAAGAGTATGCGAGCTCAGAACAGCTGACTGCCATCGCTCAACTTCATGAGAAAACTCGGGGAGGAGGGGTCAATATTAATGAATTCTTTAAAGGAACCAGATATTTAAACAAGTCTTTTGTATTAGGATCTTATGgacctaagaaaaagaaaaaagggatgggcaaaaaaggaaagagagggaaattTGTCTTACCCCTTCCAATTTGCGTCATTCCTGAGTACGTGTTTCCACGCCGGCAGGATGGTGGGCCACCGTATTACATGATTGAGACCTACAGGAATGTCACTGATAGCAGCCGGTTTAACAGAGATCATCCCCCAGAACATCCTATTCAGGATGACTCTGCTTGGTACATTGATGATTcagagaaagtattttcaaacatTAATATTATCACCAAAGCAGGGGATCTGGCTTCTCTGAAAAAGGCCTTTGAATCAGGAATACCTGTGGATATGAAGGATAATTATTACAAAACTCCGCTAATGACGGCGTGTGCAAGTGGGAACATAGATGCGGTCAAGTTTCTTCTTGAAAAAGGGTATGTGTCTCAGTCGCGTGTGGCTTAAATTTTCATGAGTCTTCACATTTCAAGGAAGTGAAGGGACGACAGAATTTTGTAATATAGAAAAGTGCTACTTTATTAAAGTCTCTAATAAGTTAAGGCTTTAATGTATAAAAACCTTTTATTAAcacttaataaattattataggCTTCATTAAAGAATGTTATTAAGGAATGCTTTATTAAAATGCTGATTTATTATATGCTTTATTAAAGTCTATAAAATGCCCTATAAAAGGTATGTGTTCATATTATTGACGGCTAGGGTTAGAAAAGGAGAATTTATGTTAGATTTATGTTAGATTCCTAGCCCCTTTATTAAAGCCTGTAATAGATTAATTAAGCCTATAGATTTTATATGGGAAGCCAGGATAATGGGAGCATAGGATTGTGTGTGCACAAAGATATTTTGCCAATAGCAATTATGCACGAAGTGAAGGCCAGTAAGTGTTTACTCGGGGTAAACAGAGTCTTCTGATTGTTACTGGCCTTCTGTCAGTGGCAGCACAGCTCAGTCCTGTCTCACAGTCTCACCTAGATGGTGTAGAGTCACTTTTTTAATCTGCCTCTATTTGAGGATCTCAACAACTTCAAACAAGTGGAATGGTGGCTATAACAACATGTTTTGGTCCCCAAACCTGCTGCCCTCCTCCAGTGTGGGGCAGCCTTTTCCTTGGTCatgtaaatatctttaaaatatcaaatcATGACATTTTTATAATACGTAACTTTTTAGACTACAACAGTCACTTAGGTTTAATTCCTTCTTCTACCATAGTTGTGTAACCTGGGTgagtttcttaatatttttgtgcctcagttctATCATGTACGTAATGAGACTGTAGTGGAACTCATGCCACAAGATTagttgaagattaaatgagttcaaATATGTAAAGCTCTTGTTAACACAGTAATTTCATACTTGAGAAATAAAGTACTAATCTTATTAGTACTTTAATGTTAAAGAAAGATTCAAATTTGTATATTACCAAGAGAGCAACTAATGAGAATATGAACTTCTGGACAGTGAATTTCTAAAAAggactaaaattttaaataatacatggtaacatttagaattttaataatgaagtttcatttaaaaatgtattacatgCAGAGAAAGTAgtcacaaaatgaaataatataacttttatatgtccTGTCAGCTTTTATCTTCATTGGAtctagttttataattttccttgatTTTAACCTTTGCAAAATCGTAATCCCTAGAATCAAAAGTGCTTTTTAATGTAGATATACACAAAGAAAGTTAAGACTGCCAAATAATGCAGAACAAAGAGGTTTGAAGGAAAATTATGGCACAGAGTTTACAATTTAGCAACTTGATAGAACtctatgaaattttattttgcatttttagtgtcCAGTCATTGGAAAACCAGTATTTTTAGCTTGTTCATCTATCTTATTTTACAGAGCTAATGTTAATGCAACAGATAATTTTCTGTGGACTCCACTTCATTTTGCATGCCATGCAGGCCAACAAGACATTGTTGAGCTTCTTGTTGAATCTGGAGCTTTCATAGACGCAGTTTCAATCAACAACTCAACTCCTTTAAATAGAGCCATTGAAAGCTGCAGACTGGATACTGTAAAATACCTACTTGATATTGGTGCTAAATTCCAGCTGGAAAATAGAAAAGGTATGTgttcattttattgatgattaGGGTTAGAAAAGGAGAATTTATGTTAGATCCTAAGCCCCTTCTGATTCTATTCTCGTAGGCTTGCATTGTCCACTGTGTTCCTGGTGCAAACACAAGCCTGAGTTAAATGTTATGGAAGTTTGTCTTCTACCAAGTGCTTCTCCACTCATTGGTGTTGGAGGGCCAATTCTTTATGTTTGCAATCTTTCATGGACTGAAATACTTttgtaaaacataataaaaatgatttattagaaaaataaaatgaaaaaaaaatggaaggccaaacctttgtttttaatatttaaattttaatgacagaaaattatattaagttgctataaacatttgtaaaCACTTAGTTTCTGTAGTTACTTCATTATGGATCAGTAACTATTAGTTTGTGGACTTGCAccagtttgcagatgacacaCTGAGTTATTACACTGTTATGGCTGTTAATTACTAACAATTGCATACTCTATAGACTTTAGATTTCTCTTAAAGCTGGACAAAGTAATTCCTGAATTGAGGCTTCCCTGACTCTAGGAAGTAAACACACGACCTACCTTGTATCGTAAATACCAtacaggaaaaattaaaaaatcatttgaataTATTTGAGCTCCTTGTTTGGAAGTATCATTTTCCTACCTTGGAAGCCACTACTTCCTTTGACTGAGTGAGCATCGTACCTCTGGTTGGTTCAGGctgcctctgagtcacaggtactACTGCACCTGTCTTGCCTGATGATATTGTAGGTAACATATTGCCCAGCCATCTGCCTGGAGCACCTGTGGCCCCCAGACCTTTTGGAATTTCCCTCCTTACATCAAGGAAAGGGGAAGATAATGTAAAATTATCTATCACATAGAAGGAAATTTGCACAATGTGGGGAGAAAGCAAtcaatttgatatttaaaatgtaatataatgtTTCCTATCACTCTTTAAGaaacatagtaaaaaaaaaacgaaggaaaaaatagttttatgtaTTTAGATGGCACTACAAATCATGGGATTTTAAAGCTGGGACCACCATAGAGAATATCTGATCTAGCTCTGTGAACTTCCCTTGTATATATACAACTTGCTTTAGGAATCACCCTTATTAGGGCAGGCTTAGAGCTGATGTGCTGAGATATTTTTCTACATGGTTAATCATTAATGTGTTTATAGTCACTCTGAATTTAT includes the following:
- the LOC105481525 gene encoding ankyrin repeat and EF-hand domain-containing protein 1 isoform X2, with amino-acid sequence MEASREGVVELVRGILERGGEVNTFDNDRHHAAHFAAKGGFFDILKLLFAYNGDVGLISLSGNTPLHYAAMGGFADCCKYIAQRGCDLKWKNLDHKTPRAVAKEGGFKAASKEIRRAERIANRLARPGAKNPNPLWALRLHDWSVEREAFLREAFSVLDRGDGTISKNDFVMVLEERQEYASSEQLTAIAQLHEKTRGGGVNINEFFKGTRYLNKSFVLGSYGPKKKKKGMGKKGKRGKFVLPLPICVIPEYVFPRRQDGGPPYYMIETYRNVTDSSRFNRDHPPEHPIQDDSAWYIDDSEKVFSNINIITKAGDLASLKKAFESGIPVDMKDNYYKTPLMTACASGNIDAVKFLLEKGANVNATDNFLWTPLHFACHAGQQDIVELLVESGAFIDAVSINNSTPLNRAIESCRLDTVKYLLDIGAKFQLENRKGHTAMDVAKAYADYRIIGMIKEKLDNLPKPAENQKLKGKTPPILKTEGPEIKKEEEPLSSIYGVPTTSEGKKVRKDNVVHLNSLITSGYTKKVDITFIPRRIWSPEATTAELIRKRELRRERFTHEVDFEDFMMPFQKNITEKARALEAALKT